From Acidobacteriota bacterium:
ACGCCATTGAGCGCGTTGAACGTCTCGGCCGGATTCAGGTCGCCGACCATCGATCCGGACAGAATCGCGCTCTTGAGCGTCGCAAACTGGCGGCGCCGCGAGTACTTCCGGTAGGTCTTCCGGACGTCGACAACCTCAATGGCGGGTTTCATACTTCTTCGGCGAACGAATCCCTGAGTCGATCAAACATGAAGTAGCCTACAAAGAACAACAACACCGACGCCGCGCCCAACGCGAGCAACCACTTCCAGTGGCCGAAATCCCCAGGAAAAAACAGGATTTCCTGGTACGAGACCGCCAGGTGCGTGAACGGATTCAGATTCAGCACCGTCTTCATGATCGGCGGCGCGCCGTTCATCGAGTAGATGATGGGCGTCGCGAAGAACCAGAATGTCATCAGGTTCGACAGGACGTCCTTGAAGTCGCGAAAGTGCACGGTGAGCGCCGACACGATGAGCGCGAGTCCGAGCGTCAGGATCAACTGCACCAGCACGACGACGGGGAACCACACGACCTCCGACCATTGCAGCGGCGCCTGGTAGCAGATCAGGAACACGACGAGGATCGGCAGCGCCAGCAGGAAGTGCACCATGTTCGCCAGAACGGTGACGATGGGGAGCACTTCGGCCGGAAACATGACTTTCTTGATGAGGTTCCCGCCAGCGATGAGGACGTTTGAAGACTCCAGAAGAGACGAGGAGAACCACGTCCACGGGAGAATGCCGCAGAACAGGAACAACGGGTACGGGTTCATATCCGGTTGCCGCGACACCAGGACGTACGAAAACACGAACGTATAGATGAGCAGCAGCAGTAAGGGGTTGATAAACGACCAGAAGAAGCCCAGCACCGACGCTCTGTAGCGCGCTTTCAGCTCGCGTGCCACCAGGCTCTGGATGAGCTGCCGATACTTCAGCAGGTTTGTGAGGTTTTTCAGCACTACCCTGAACCTGTCTGGATGCGGGCTTTCGCCGGCATGACGAAATCAAACCACCAAAACGCGCCTCTACGATCTCTGGACGGGCACGGGGGCCCGCCCCTACGGTGCCGTCACATCCACAATCACGACCGTAATGTTGTCGGGGCCGCCGGCGGCGTTGGCTGCCTCGATAAGCGTCGAACACAGCGGGCCCGGGTCGCCGTGCGGTGTGCGCGCCATGATGGCGGCGATCGCCGAATCGGGCACGGGCGTCGAGAGGCCGTCGCTGCAGAGCAGGATTCGATCTCCTGGCTCCAACGCGATCGGCGTGATCTCGACATCTGGATCCTCGGCGCCAGCCAGCGCGCGCGTCACCAGGTTGCGCCACGGATGCCGCCGCGCGTCCTCGTCTGTCATCGCTCCCGTCGCGATCTGCTCCTCGACCCAGGAATGATCGCGCGTGATCTGTTCAAGCCGACCCTCGCGCCATACGTACGCACGACTATCTCCCACATGCGCCACGAGTGCCGGCAGGATCTGGGCCTCGCCGGACGCCGCTGGTGGTTGCGCGACCAGCAGGGCAACGGCCGTGGTCGCCATCCCGCGCAGCGCGGCGTCATCTGTTGTCCGTTGCTGGATCTGCCTGTTGGCGAGTCTGAACGCCGACGACAGCCGGTTGCCGTCGATGCCAAGAGCCGGGTTGTAGCCGAACGGCCACGTGGCCTGATCGCACTGCCCCGCGGTGTGTTCGACATACGCCTCAATCGCGTCAACCGCGATGTGCGACGCCACCTCGCCCGCGGCATGGCCACCCATGCCGTCGGCGACGACAAAGAGGCCAAGCGTTGGACGGAGGCTGAAGCTGTCTTCGTTTGATTCGCGACGAAGACCGGGATCGGTCGAGGCAGCGGACAGAATGTGCATCAGAACCTGGTTCGTGCCTTTGTCGCCACCTGAAGTCGGCTGATCGCCTTTATCAATGCGACGCGGGCACGCTCCATGTCGATATCCGATGCCCCTGTTCGCGCCGCCTGGATTTTGTCTTCGGCCCGGCGCTTCGCCTCTTCGGCTCGCCGCAAGTCGATCTCCTCGGCGCGCTCCGCGAACTGGGCCAGCAACCTGACGCGGTCGGGCAACACCTCGGCGAACCCGAAGGCAATCGACAGGTAGTGCTTCTCGGTGCCCTTCCGGTACCACATCTGACCGACGCGCAGACCCGTCAGCAGCGGTGTGTGGCCCGGGAGAATGCCGAGATAGCCTTCCGTGCCCGGCAACTGCACCTCGTCCACCTCCTCGTGGGCAATGGCGCGGTCGGGCGTCACGATCTCGAGCGTCAAATGCGAGGGTAACGACATTATGACGTCTTCATCTGCTCGGCCTTCGCGACGGCCTCCTCGATGGTGCCAACCAGGTAGAACGCCTGTTCCGGCAGCGCGTCGTGCTTGCCGTCGACGATCTCCTTGAAGCCCCTGATCGTCTCCTTCACCGGCACGTACTTACCCGTGAGGCCGGTGAACTGCTCGGCGACGTGGAACGGCTGCGACAGGAACCGCTGGATCTTGCGCGCGCGGCCCACGATGAGCTTGTCGTCTTCCGAGAGTTCGTCGATACCGAGAATCGCAATGATGTCCTGCAGGTCCTTGTACCGCTGCAACACCTGCTTCACCTGGCGCGCCACGTTGTAGTGTTCCCATCCAATGACGTGGGGATCGAGGATGCGCGAGGTCGACGCGAGCGGATCGACCGCCGGGTAGATGCCCAATTCGACAATCGCGCGCGAGAGATTTGTCGTCGCATCGAGGTGCGCGAACGTCGTCGCCGGCGCAGGATCCGTGTAGTCGTCGGCCGGCACGTAAATCGCCTGCACTGACGTGATCGATCCCTTCTTCGTCGAAGTGATTCGCTCCTGCAGTTCGCCCATTTCGGTGGCGAGTGTGGGCTGGTAGCCGACGGCGGACGGCATGCGGCCGAGCAGCGCGGACACTTCCGATCCGGCTTGCGTGAAGCGGAAGATATTGTCGATGAAGAGGAGCACGTCCTTGCCTTCGGCGTCGCGGAAGTACTCTGCCACCGTCAGCGCCGACAGAGCGACGCGGAGACGCGCGCCCGGCGGTTCGGTCATCTGGCCGTAGACCAGCGCCGCGCGCGATTCTTCGGGCACGCCAGCTTTGATGACGCCGCCTTCCTGCATCTCGATCCACAGGTCGTTTCCTTCGCGCGTCCGTTCGCCGACGCCCGCGAAGACCGACACACCACCGTGCTGCATGGCAATGTTGTGGATGAGTTCCATGATGATGACGGTCTTGCCGACGCCCGCGCCGCCAAACAACCCGATTTTCCCACCGCGCAAATATGGCTCGAGCAGGTCGACGACCTTGATGCCCGTCTCGAACATCTGCAATTCGGTCGACTGCTCTTCGAGCGTTGGCGCCGATCGGTGAATTGGCCAGCGTTCGGCCGAGAGCACCGGCTGGTCTGGAAAATCGACCGGCTCGCCGAGCACGTTCAGCACGCGACCGAGCGTCTGGGGGCCGACGGGCATGGTGATGGGGGCGCCCGTATCCACGACCTTCATGCCGCGCTGCAGGCCGTCGGTCGGCTTCATGGCGACGGTTCTCACGCGCCCCTCGCCCAGGTGCTGCTCGACCTCGACGATGATGTCGAACTTCCGACCTTCGACTTCGGCCAGGATGTGCAGCGCGTTATAGATGGGGGGCAGATCGCCTCCCGGGAACTCGACATCGACGACCGGCCCGATTATTTGGACGATGCGGCCTTCACGTTGGGTTGCGACTGTACTCATACGGTTCGTCATCCTTATAACGCCTGCGCGCCCGACACCACCTCGATGATCTCCCGCGTAATGGCCGCCTGCCTGACCTTGTTCATATAGAGCGTCAGGTCGTCCATCATCTCTGTCGCGTTCTTCGTGGCCGCGTCCATCGCCGTCATCCGCGCCGCATTCTCGGCCGCGCCCGATTCGAGCAGCACGCGCCATACGTGCGTCCGCACGTACGCGGGCAACAGTTGTTCGAGCAGCGCTTTCTCGTTGGGCTCGTACAGATAATCCACCCGCGCGGCCGGCGCCTCGTCATCCAGGCGCTCGCGTGGGATGGGCAGCAACTGCTCCGTCACTACGCGCTGCTGGAGGACCGACTTGAACTCGTTGTAGACCAGGTAGACCGCGTCCACCTTCTCCTCGACGAACTGCGCGGCCGCCAGGTCCGCGATTTCGCGCGCATCCTCGAAGTTAAGACGCTGGAACAGGCTTACCCGTTCGTATCTCACGTCGTAGCCACGGCGACGGAAGAAGTCGCGGCCCTTGCGGCCCACCAACCCCAGCGTCACCGCGCGCGATGGATCGCCAAGCAGAACGTGTCCGGCGGCCTTCATGATGTTCGTATTGAAGCTGCCGCAGAGACCCTTGTCGGCCGTGACGATGATGATGAGCGCCGACTTCTCTTCGCGCACGGCGAGCAACGGGTGCGCCGACGGGTCGGTGCGCGCCGCCAGACCGCGCAGCACGCGCAGCATCTCGTTGGAGAACGGCCGCGCGTTCAGGATGCGATCCTGCGACTTGCGCAGTCGCGAGGCGGCGATCATTTTCATCGCCTTGGTGATCTGCTGCGTCGACTTGACGGCGCGGATCCGGCGACGGAGGTCAATTAACGATGGCATCTTTGCTCAACCATCTACGCAACCGCGCTCTTCTTCCCTGCCGCAAACGTCTCGCCGAACTCCTTGAGCGCCGCGCCCATCTCGGCCTTCAGCGCATCGGCCAACTGCTTCTTCTCGGCAATCGCCCGCAGAATCGCCGGCTTGCGCGAGTCGAAGAAGCGGTAGAGTTCCTGCTCGTACTCGCCGATGTTCTCAACCGGCACGGGATCGAGATACCCGTTGGTGCCCGCGAAGATCAGCAGCACCTGCTTCTCGATCGCCAGCGGCTCATACTGCGGCTGCTTGAGAATTTCGACGAGTCTTTTGCCGCGGTTTAACTGCGCCTGCGTCGCCTTGTCGAGGTCGCTGCCAAACTGCGCGAATGCCGCCAACTCGCGATACTGGGCCATGTCGAGGCGTAACGTGCCGGCAACCTGGCGCATG
This genomic window contains:
- a CDS encoding ABC transporter permease — protein: MLKNLTNLLKYRQLIQSLVARELKARYRASVLGFFWSFINPLLLLLIYTFVFSYVLVSRQPDMNPYPLFLFCGILPWTWFSSSLLESSNVLIAGGNLIKKVMFPAEVLPIVTVLANMVHFLLALPILVVFLICYQAPLQWSEVVWFPVVVLVQLILTLGLALIVSALTVHFRDFKDVLSNLMTFWFFATPIIYSMNGAPPIMKTVLNLNPFTHLAVSYQEILFFPGDFGHWKWLLALGAASVLLFFVGYFMFDRLRDSFAEEV
- a CDS encoding protein phosphatase 2C domain-containing protein codes for the protein MHILSAASTDPGLRRESNEDSFSLRPTLGLFVVADGMGGHAAGEVASHIAVDAIEAYVEHTAGQCDQATWPFGYNPALGIDGNRLSSAFRLANRQIQQRTTDDAALRGMATTAVALLVAQPPAASGEAQILPALVAHVGDSRAYVWREGRLEQITRDHSWVEEQIATGAMTDEDARRHPWRNLVTRALAGAEDPDVEITPIALEPGDRILLCSDGLSTPVPDSAIAAIMARTPHGDPGPLCSTLIEAANAAGGPDNITVVIVDVTAP
- a CDS encoding F0F1 ATP synthase subunit epsilon, which translates into the protein MSLPSHLTLEIVTPDRAIAHEEVDEVQLPGTEGYLGILPGHTPLLTGLRVGQMWYRKGTEKHYLSIAFGFAEVLPDRVRLLAQFAERAEEIDLRRAEEAKRRAEDKIQAARTGASDIDMERARVALIKAISRLQVATKARTRF
- the atpD gene encoding F0F1 ATP synthase subunit beta, translated to MSTVATQREGRIVQIIGPVVDVEFPGGDLPPIYNALHILAEVEGRKFDIIVEVEQHLGEGRVRTVAMKPTDGLQRGMKVVDTGAPITMPVGPQTLGRVLNVLGEPVDFPDQPVLSAERWPIHRSAPTLEEQSTELQMFETGIKVVDLLEPYLRGGKIGLFGGAGVGKTVIIMELIHNIAMQHGGVSVFAGVGERTREGNDLWIEMQEGGVIKAGVPEESRAALVYGQMTEPPGARLRVALSALTVAEYFRDAEGKDVLLFIDNIFRFTQAGSEVSALLGRMPSAVGYQPTLATEMGELQERITSTKKGSITSVQAIYVPADDYTDPAPATTFAHLDATTNLSRAIVELGIYPAVDPLASTSRILDPHVIGWEHYNVARQVKQVLQRYKDLQDIIAILGIDELSEDDKLIVGRARKIQRFLSQPFHVAEQFTGLTGKYVPVKETIRGFKEIVDGKHDALPEQAFYLVGTIEEAVAKAEQMKTS
- the atpG gene encoding ATP synthase F1 subunit gamma — translated: MPSLIDLRRRIRAVKSTQQITKAMKMIAASRLRKSQDRILNARPFSNEMLRVLRGLAARTDPSAHPLLAVREEKSALIIIVTADKGLCGSFNTNIMKAAGHVLLGDPSRAVTLGLVGRKGRDFFRRRGYDVRYERVSLFQRLNFEDAREIADLAAAQFVEEKVDAVYLVYNEFKSVLQQRVVTEQLLPIPRERLDDEAPAARVDYLYEPNEKALLEQLLPAYVRTHVWRVLLESGAAENAARMTAMDAATKNATEMMDDLTLYMNKVRQAAITREIIEVVSGAQAL